A genomic stretch from Flavobacterium humidisoli includes:
- the tnpA gene encoding IS200/IS605 family transposase: MSQSFTKLWIHVIWSTKQRQELIDFSIEKTLYDFIWQELTELGCPVRIINGMPDHVHVLFLQNPQKTITDIVKQIKGSSSHFINRGEFILEKFAWQTGFGAFSVSESQLEAVYNYIKNQKQHHLKKNGQDEFDDFVRLHGLREK, translated from the coding sequence ATGTCACAATCTTTTACCAAATTATGGATTCATGTAATTTGGTCAACCAAACAACGCCAGGAATTAATTGATTTTTCAATTGAGAAAACATTGTACGATTTCATTTGGCAAGAGTTAACAGAACTTGGCTGTCCCGTGAGAATCATAAATGGAATGCCCGATCATGTGCACGTTTTATTTTTACAAAATCCACAAAAAACCATCACAGATATTGTAAAGCAAATTAAAGGAAGTTCTTCTCATTTTATAAATAGAGGAGAATTTATCCTGGAAAAATTTGCTTGGCAAACTGGTTTTGGTGCTTTCTCTGTCAGTGAATCTCAGTTAGAGGCAGTTTACAATTATATAAAAAATCAAAAACAGCATCATCTCAAGAAAAATGGACAAGATGAATTTGATGATTTTGTAAGATTGCATGGATTGCGAGAGAAATGA
- a CDS encoding rhodanese-related sulfurtransferase yields the protein MQLYNTLSAEERAIMIDDAGKQRLTLSFYAYAKIQDPQKFRNDLFVAWNALDALGRIYVANEGINAQMSIPAENLEAFRTTLEVYDFMKGIRLNEAVEHDDHSFLKLTIKVRHKIVADGLNDDTFDVTNIGVHLKAKEFNEILDDPNTIVVDFRNHYESEVGHFKNAITPDVETFRESLPIINDQLKDHKDDKNLVMYCTGGIRCEKASAYFKHQGFKNVYQLEGGIINYAKQLKEEGLESKFIGKNFVFDNRLGERITDDIISQCHQCGKPCDNHTNCENDGCHLLFIQCDECKAAMENCCSTECLEIIHMPLVDQVRLRTGKQVGNKVFRKGKSENLKFKHSGELPETALATAQKPADIRQKVKVKKVLLGKAEHYYVKAQVGQFTIENHELNSGDKILISGPTTGDQELVLDKVIVNGAETQTAKIGDKVTFEVPFRIRLSDKLYKIVN from the coding sequence ATGCAACTGTATAACACTTTGAGCGCAGAAGAAAGAGCTATCATGATCGATGATGCAGGTAAACAACGACTAACGTTGTCTTTCTATGCGTATGCCAAAATTCAAGATCCACAAAAATTTCGTAATGACTTATTCGTAGCCTGGAATGCCCTAGATGCATTAGGCCGAATTTATGTTGCCAATGAAGGGATAAATGCTCAAATGAGTATTCCTGCCGAAAATTTGGAGGCTTTTAGAACAACTCTTGAAGTGTATGATTTCATGAAAGGCATTCGTTTAAATGAAGCTGTAGAACATGATGACCATTCGTTTTTGAAATTAACAATCAAAGTTCGTCACAAAATTGTTGCAGACGGTTTAAACGATGACACTTTCGATGTAACAAATATTGGCGTTCACTTGAAAGCCAAAGAATTCAATGAAATTCTTGATGATCCGAATACGATTGTGGTTGATTTTAGAAATCATTACGAAAGTGAAGTAGGGCATTTTAAAAACGCAATCACTCCAGATGTTGAAACTTTTAGAGAGAGTTTGCCAATTATCAACGATCAGCTTAAAGATCATAAAGACGATAAGAATCTGGTAATGTACTGCACCGGCGGAATTCGTTGCGAAAAAGCAAGTGCTTATTTTAAACACCAAGGTTTTAAAAATGTATATCAATTAGAAGGCGGAATCATTAATTACGCTAAACAATTGAAAGAAGAAGGTTTAGAAAGCAAATTCATTGGTAAAAACTTCGTATTTGATAATCGTCTAGGTGAAAGAATTACAGATGATATCATTTCACAATGCCATCAATGCGGAAAACCTTGTGATAACCATACCAATTGTGAAAACGATGGTTGTCATTTGCTATTTATTCAATGTGATGAATGTAAAGCAGCAATGGAAAATTGTTGTTCTACAGAATGTCTCGAAATTATCCACATGCCTTTGGTTGACCAAGTTCGCTTAAGAACCGGAAAACAGGTAGGAAATAAAGTTTTCAGAAAAGGAAAATCTGAAAACTTAAAATTCAAACATTCTGGAGAGCTGCCAGAAACTGCTTTGGCTACAGCCCAAAAACCAGCCGACATTCGTCAGAAAGTAAAAGTAAAAAAAGTACTTCTTGGAAAAGCAGAGCATTACTATGTAAAAGCACAAGTTGGACAGTTTACAATAGAAAATCACGAATTAAACAGCGGTGATAAAATTCTTATTTCAGGTCCAACAACAGGCGATCAGGAATTAGTTTTAGATAAAGTCATCGTGAACGGAGCAGAGACTCAAACTGCTAAAATTGGTGATAAGGTTACTTTTGAAGTTCCATTCCGTATTCGTTTGTCAGATAAATTGTATAAAATTGTAAATTAG